The following are encoded in a window of Urocitellus parryii isolate mUroPar1 chromosome 7, mUroPar1.hap1, whole genome shotgun sequence genomic DNA:
- the Tmem64 gene encoding transmembrane protein 64, whose product MRSPGGSLLQALPRLLQHAVRPGRAELPSGWALVRAAGGDDSADRLPRGGGASAAAAAAAASGALLGAYLERHGQPAASEVPAPGGALAGGPGSCGGGGGGGVVVGVAEVRNWRCCCLGSTCWCRSLVLVCVLAALCFASLALVRRYLQHLLLWVESLDSLLGVLLFVVGFIVVSFPCGWGYIVLNVAAGYLYGFVLGMGLMVVGVLIGTFIAHVVCKRLLTAWVAAKIQSSEKLSAVIRVVEGGSGLKVVALARLTPIPFGLQNAVFSITDLSLPNYLMASSVGLLPTQLLNSYLGTTLRTMEDVIAEQSVSGYFVFCLQIIISIGLMFYVVHRAQVELNAAIVACEMELKTSLVKGNQPNSSGSSFYSKRTLTFSGGGINIV is encoded by the exons ATGCGGAGCCCAGGCGGGAGTCTGCTTCAGGCGCTCCCCCGGCTCCTGCAGCACGCCGTCCGCCCGGGCCGCGCAGAGCTGCCATCCGGCTGGGCCCTGGTGCGGGCGGCGGGCGGGGACGACTCGGCGGACCGCCTCCCCCGCGGGGGCGGGGCGAGCGCggcagcagcggcggcggcggcctcGGGCGCCCTGCTCGGCGCCTATCTGGAGCGCCACGGTCAGCCCGCGGCCTCTGAGGTGCCGGCGCCGGGCGGGGCCTTGGCGGGCGGCCCCGGgagctgcggcggcggcggcggcggcggcgtggTGGTCGGGGTGGCCGAGGTGAGAAACTGGCGCTGCTGCTGCCTCGGCAGCACCTGTTGGTGCCGGAGCCTCGTGCTGGTCTGTGTGCTGGCCGCCCTGTGCTTCGCTTCTCTGGCCCTGGTCCGCCGCTACCTGCAGCATCTCCTGCTCTGGGTGGAGAGCCTTGACTCGCTGCTGGGGGTCCTGCTCTTCGTGGTGGGCTTCATCGTGGTCTCATTTCCCTGCGGTTGGGGCTACATCGTGCTCAACGTAGCCGCCGGCTACCTGTATGGCTTCGTACTGGGCATGGGTCTGATGGTGGTGGGCGTCCTCATCGGCACCTTCATCGCCCATGTGGTCTGCAAGCGGCTGCTCACCGCCTGGGTGGCCGCCAAGATCCAGAGTAGCGAGAAGCTGAGCGCAGTTATTCGCGTCGTGGAGGGAGGAAGCGGCCTGAAGGTGGTGGCGCTGGCCAGATTGACCCCCATACCTTTTGGGCTTCAGAATGCAGTGTTTTCG ATTACTGATCTCTCATTACCCAACTATCTGATGGCATCTTCAGTTGGACTGCTTCCTACCCAGCTTCTGAATTCTTACTTGGGTACCACCCTGCGGACAATGGAAGATGTCATTGCAGAACAGAGTGTTAgtggatattttgttttttgtttacaG ATTATTATAAGTATAGGCCTCATGTTTTATGTAGTTCACCGAGCTCAAGTGGAATTGAATGCAGCTATTGTAGCTTGCGAAATGGAACTGAAAACCTCTCTGGTTAAAGGCAATCAACCAAATTCGAGTGGCTCTTCATTCTACAGCAAGAGGACCCTAACATTTTCTGGAGGTGGAAtcaatattgtatga